The window ACCTATTACATAGCTCTCTTTGCCTTTGCGTCATAAGTGCTTGGTATTCATTCATATTGATTCTCCAGTATATTTTAGTTGAGCAAGTCCCATTTTGGGACTATTGTTAACTATATGAGAATCATTGCCCTATCGACACTGAAAACTTTCTGGGAAGAAAACCCAGAGTACATGGATGCGAAAGAGCCTACGCTTGCTTGGTATCGACATGCATTAGCGGCTGACTGGTGCGCACCAGCTGATGTAAAGCAGGACTTCAGAAATGCTAGCATTCTTAAAGATGGACGTGCGGTTTTTAATATTGCAGGCAACAAGTACCGACTGGTCGTCTGGACCAACGATGCCTATCGTGTGATGTACATCCGATTCATAGGCACCCATGCGCAGTACGACAAAATTGATGTACAAACTATTTAATTGCCGGAGGAACTACCATGGACATCAAACCGATTAAAACTGATTCCGACTACCGAGCGGCATTAAAAGAAATTGAAAGCCTAATGATGGCTGGCCCTGACACACCTGAAGGCGAAAAGCTGGATGTCATGGTCACGCTTATCGAAGCTTATGAGGCCAAGCATTTCCCTATGGAACTGCCTGACCCTGTTGAAGCCATTAAGTTTGAGATGGAACGTAAAGGTTTAACCGTAAAAGACCTTGAGCCCATGATTGGTAAGAGTAATCGAGTCTATGAGATTCTCAATCACAAACGCTCGCTCACGCTAAAAATGATCTGGAAGCTGCATGAGGGCTTGGGTATTCCAGCTGAGTCTCTGATCAAACCACCACAAGCACATGCTTAAACATGAAAGTTTCCAAAGCATTGCCGAGATTGACTCTCGGCTTGTTGCGCTTGAACAGGAGAAAAAGCAACTTCTAGCTCTCAGAGAACAACTTCTAAAGCCCCCATCAAATACATCTGACTCGCCCCTATATTCACCAGAACAAAAGATTGCCATTTTCAGAGGATTGTTTAGAGGCAGAACTGATATTTTCGCTAACCGTTGGAAAAATCAGCAAGCACGAAGTGACTACTCCGTTGCTTGCAGCAAGTGGGTAAATCGAATCTGCAATTAACCACGTATGAGGTATCAGGATTAGCTTCATTGCCAGGTTAGTGAATTCAACGATCAAGTTATTTATCACCAGGTGTCTGGACAACAGATTATTGGCCTTTACGCACTTCGCTTCTTAAGGTTCACACCTGCGTTATGCCAGCTGCCGATTTTCGATAAAGAAAGTTGGCAAGACGAAGTGAAAGCATAGCTACATGTCGAACGAAGATACCGTTCGTTTTTTGGATGAGCAAGATGGCCCGGGTTCAGCGTCGCTTATCTTAGGGCGTTTCAGGTAGAAATTAAGTTCAAGTCCCCATCGAACTTGAATCGAGGCCATATAAGGACGCCAGTTCAAATCCCTATAACGAATTTATAAGCTTCCCTGCTAGAAATGAGACTCCAATACCCTTGTTACATTTGATTCGGTATTGCCGCTGGTGAGCTGCTTGCAAATTTCTCGCGAGTCAACTTATCCACAACATTCTTAGTGGTTTCGGAATCTATTTGCTGGAGGTAATTGGCTAAACCAGCGCCGCCCGAGAGCTTAACCGCAAGTGCGTAGTATTCGTCTCCTAGCCATTTTGATCCTGCACTAACAATGATTTTGTGCTGACTTGAGACAATTAAACTAAACGACAATAAGGTTTTAAGAATGCTATATCGATCAACTTGAGCCTTTCGCTCAATGACGGGTAGTTCAAAGGTGCTGAACCATTCACTGGATTTTTCAACGATTTCATCAAGCGGAACGTAAACATTAAACGGGGATGAGTTACCCCCCTTTATTTTGTCGAGCTCTCGATATGTGAGGTAAAGCAGTATCCTGTCTTCAACCATCTCATCGTCACCATAGAAAAGCATACCACCGGAGCAAAAGCCGATGTCATTCTTCAGTCCAGTTAGTAGCGTGGACAACCTGCGCTTGTGTTCATTATCTAATGTTTTTTTCTTCGGTTTCTGTTCATCCTCCATCTGAGACATTGCAGATAAATACAAAGAATTGAAATAGGAGGTTTCGAGATTGTGATTAATTCTAGTGGCCCCGGCATCCTTAAGCTGAATAATATGATCTTCATTCAAAGATCCAAGCGACACGCACATGGGAAGATCACGGCAGTGTGGGTCGTCGCTCGCACGAATCTCTCTTATGGTGTTCAGAATCACACGAAATTGGTGGCTAGTGATTGTACGAGATGTGGTGATAAGTTTGCGATTGTTAGAATAAGATTTGTTTTTAATCGCATCAACAAACTCGTCCACTGTGTTTATATTTCCAAGTATCCGCTCAGCCACACTTGTCTCTTCATTATCTTTCGGTACAAAAATGCAAGACCCGTACGTACCGTAGTTGCACGGTGTCAAGCACGTTGTGAACGCGTATATGGACTGACAAACGCGAATCGCCTCGTTGTTCTCCGTTGCGCGATTGGCTGCCACTACATTGAGCAATTCGATAACGTTATCGGCTTGATCCTCTGGGGCATACTCCAGTTTTATAATGTCTTCGATAGAAATGCTGGAACCATTTTTAAAATCCTGGGTAATTCTCTCAAAAAAGTCCGACCAGTCGATACTGTATGCTTTCGTTTTGTATGTTTGCTTGAGTTCTTTGATTTTTTTCGCGATTTTGATGGCATTTCTGGTGTCGTTAAGACTGTTTTCCAACTCGCTATAAGCGGCAGAAAGGTCGGGTGGGTATATCTCCTCTGCAAGCGTCTGTATTTTACGCACTAGATCGTTAAGTGTAGTCATCAAGTTTCTCCGGTATAAAAGATCCGTATGTGATTGAGTGACGATAAAAAATAAAAATTATGACTGCCAAGCTGAGCATTGAAATGACCAAAGAAACACGAGGCGACAACACTACTAACGGTTTTGAAAGACTCCAATAACCTTTTTTGCCGCTAAAGCGCAGAATGAAACAGATTATTATTGAATAGCTCGTCTTCAGAGATCTCAGAGTGTAACTTTTTTGATTGACAGTCGCGGGAGCATGCGCATCACAACACTTCATAGGCCAACAATTTTTGTGGACCGCACGCAGGGGAGCGCATACCCCATGTAGGTTTTCTCACCAGCTTGCTACTGCAGGCCGGCTTCACCAAAGCTATCCTGTCCACGCTGGGAGCGTAAAATTCCCAGCTCATCAGCGAGGGTTGTTAATCCTGAGTAGTCAATGCGCCCGAGGTTAACTATATGCTCGGATCGGCAATCCGCTATCATTTCCTGGTAATTCGGAAACCTGATCTGACTCAGCATGCTCTCCCAGACATCAAGTTCTTGACTGGCAAACCAACTAACAGGTTTTGGAAGTATCTCAGCCAGATAATCCTGTTCCTTTTGGGTTAAGTATGGATAGATAACCTTCATGAGATGTTTAAAAATACTGCTATGCGCCATTTCATCCTTGCGATGAACATCTGTCGTTAGCCTATTGATCGGTTGAATGTGCTCAGCGTCGGCTATCAATGACAGGTAATCACTGACAAAGACCTCAGACACGGTAGCTGTAGCCAGATTTATCAACCGTTTTTTCCACTCCTCATCCACCATAGCCATTTCACGCTGCATAAATCGCACGAGATCAAAGGTTGGCAGCTTAAGGGTTTCAAGCCCACGTCGCTGGCGAGTAATTCGACAGGTGTTGGTAACAAGTAAAACATGATAGGCCTCGTCGGTTAAGGTTTCACTTGCAGTCCATTTTATGATGCTGTTTTGTGTTTGCGGCAGTCTTCCGTAAAGGATATCGAGACAGGAAGGCGATACAATATACGACTCAATATCGATTGTTTTTTCGTTGTAAGCGACCCAACCGCATGAAAGTGCTTTAGACTTCGCCTGGCTATCGGCAGACAAAAAGAGGTCATGATTGTGAAACGGTAAAAGCTCAGGTAAAAAATCAGGCGCATGCGCGTCAAATGTTATTTCCGGATTCAACTCTTTCTTTTTTACGCCAGCACGTAACTCCCAGTGTTCAGCGAGTTGTTCAAGCACTTCAAAGCTTTGATTGTCAGATACCTCACCTACTGAATCGTCATAATCGTTTGAACTTGTTTTTGGCATATTCATTTTACAACTCTCCATTTTTTGGTCTGTTAATACTGATTCAATCACTGCTATCGCAGCTAAATCTTAGCTGCGATACAATGTGGTATTTTGACGCTTGGAGCGTAAATTTTCTTGCATGTTCGCGCGCCCCGCAACCTTGAACGAATGTACAACAACCTGCCACATCGCTTAGCGTTTTATATGAGCGAAAATTATTATTAAAATATCAGCTTCTCCGCAGATCACGGAAAACGTGTACCACCTTAATAGTGACATCTAATTTGTATTTTAATTGGCTGGTCAATTTGCGCTATGAGTAGGCCCCTTAAAAAAACCGAGGACAATGATTTTATTGATTTAATCCACGCTGTTCTTTTAAGATCCGCGATGTGCGGCGTAAGGTATAACGCTACAGATGACGTTGATTCCAATAGTTATTTGTTTTTTCAGAAATAAGGTTTTCTTATTTTTCTTAAAAAGAAATTTATCGCATTGATTTTAAATAACTATTTAATTATCTAAAAATTTTCACCAGAGTTCGAAATTATTATTTACTGCAGGAATGAGCAACGGTTCACACCGAAAAAAACCGACTAAAACAGAGACAGATTTGTCCGCTCGCAACCATTAACAACCTTTGACACCATTTAAGCGCCACGAAGCAAATGGCCATAAGGCATAGTTATTCTTCTGAAAGAGTTTAATTATTGGAAATCTTAACCAAATAAGGTCGATAATACCCAGCACAGAAAGATTAGCACTCAATGTGCCCGAAGGGCGATATAACTCGTTGAAATACTTGAAATTTAAAATTAACCGTCGATATTTCAAGGGCGCGATAAAATAGATGGCATCACCTATTTTATCGCCGTGCTAGTAATTACTTTACATTACAGTCAAGCGTAAAAACTGCTATTTACAAAGGACAAATTCAATGAAACAGGCCGCCATAATTCGTCACTTGGCTTTTGAAGATCTGGGTACGCTTGCGGACGCACTATCGCGCTTAAACTATACCGTTAGCTACTATGAAGCAGGCCTTTGCGAATTCAATAAAATCCTCGCTGATGACCCGGATCTTTTGATCATACTTGGCGGGCCAATAGGTGCGTACGAAGACGCAGACTACCCTTTTTTAAAGACAGAGCTTTCAATTCTACAAAGCCGCCTTCATAGAGACAGACCGACTCTTGGGATTTGCCTTGGCGCTCAGCTCATGGCTCGAGCGTTAGGTGCAAAGGTCTATCCCGGCGGAGAAAAAGAGATCGGATGGTTTCCTTTAAGTCTCACCGAGGCCGGCAAGCGTTCTTTACTCGCACCCTTTGAAATACAGAATGTTCCGGTTCTCCATTGGCATGGAGATACGTTCGATATACCCGATGGCGCTGTCCACCTAGCCGCAAGTGAGCGTTATCCCAATCAAGCATTTCGGTGGCGCAACAATTGTTTAGCCCTGCAATTCCACCCAGAGGTTACTGAGCTAAATATGGAGCGGTGGTATATAGGGCACGCAACAGAAATTTCTCAAACACGCGGAACGAGCGTCAGCCAACTACGCAGTGACAGCGCGAAGTACGCAGGTAAGCTCGAGCATGTTGCCGGTGAAATTTGGCTCAGCTGGCTGGATCAAGTATCGACGCCAGCCGAGGCGATAGATGCTTAGGAATTGCTACGTCTATTCTCACGGGCAGGCAGTCAATTTCATAGAAAAGACGTGATTTCACAAGTGAAGTACAACGATCTGAATGCAAATGGAGTTCAACTCGTTATGTCTAAACGATCAAAAACTTATGTCTGTGTCATGTGTGGGTACATATACAACGAATCGGAGGGCGATCCTGGTAGCGGAATCCGTCCAGGAACATCCTATGACGAACTTCCCGACGACTGGCTCTGCCCCGAGTGCCTGCTAGAAAAGAGTATGCTCAAACAATTTGGCAGCAAGCGCGCGGCTTCGAACGCGGAAACGGATGCAATCTAGCGCCCCAATACCCAACTGTCCCTGCTAAGCGGGTCCACAGAACACACAAAAGAAAGAAAGCGTATTGATTGCAATATCGGGGGCTCCTCATGACAAAGGTAGTTGGTGTCTATAGCGGCAAAGTGGCCCAGTGGCGTGGAAATGGAAAGCGTTTTGAAACCGCGATCTTCAAAACGCGAGTGGCGGGGAAAGTGGCTATAACTGTGAGTGGTATCACCGATGACTTCCAGGCCGACCAGGTACACCACGGGGGCCCTGACAAGGCGCTTTGCCTGTTTGCGAGTGAGGAGTATAACAATATCGAAAAGCAATTAGCGCTAAGTCTTCCCCGCCCCGCGTTTGGCGAGAACTTGCTGGTCTCAGGGGTTGATGATAGAGAGCTCTGCATAGGCGATATTTTATGTATCGGTACGACCAAGCTTCAAGTAAGCCAGCCACGACGGCCTTGCTACAAAATTTCAGCTGTACATAGAGAACCAAAACTCGCTCACTATTTCCAGCAAACAGGGTACACGGGTTGCTATCTCCGTTGCTTGGAGCCAGGCCAGCTACAAGCTGGTGATGAAATTGTGTGGCACCACGGCGAGGAAACTAGAGTTAGTATTTTAGATGTCAACCGCATACTCTACGGGAAGGAGATTGATCCGCAGCTGATTAATCAGCTACTGGCGCTCAAGTCAATTGCGACATCGCTGCGTGCCACGCTTAAAAAACGTCTCGAAGGCGCGGAGGTTGATGACAGACGACGGCTCTATGGGGAATTCGATGAAACAACGCGAGAATCAGTTTAAGTGGTGTTCTTTGAGCCAAGGCAGAAGGCATCCTCTACAAAGCAATCGCGGATGCTGGCTGCAAGCGATAACGCCTGGTGGGTGAGCACGTTGTTTTTCCCCCAAATAAGCCCCACCGAGCGCTGAAGTGTCGGGTTTTTCAGGGTGATCATGGCAACCTTACTCTGGATCCATTCTGGTATAGCCGCTCTCGGTAACACCACGGCCAACTGCGATACACAGGCAATAAGCAGCAGGCTGGCTGTCGTGTTCGTCTCAACTTTTATTTTAGGTCGTATGGAAGCCCTCAATGCCGCCGTATCGAAGAGTCGTCTTGAGATATAACGATCGGTCAACAACGCCATGGAGAGGCCATGCAGCTGCTTGAAATCAACCACTTCCTGCTCGGCCAACGGATGAGACCTGTGAACAGCCAGATAAAAGTTTTCACTGAAGAGTTGTTCGGTAACCAGATCTTCACGAATAGTGGGCAAAAAGCCGATACCGAAATCGAGTTTTTCTTTGGCTACACTGTCTTCGAGTTGGCTGCCTGAGAGTTCCGCAACCCTGACATGAATATTGGGCTCACTCTCCTGTAGCCTGGAAATAGCGGTGGGGATAAGGTGGAAATTCATGCTTTGAATGGTACCGATGTGAACCAGACATTCACCCGTATCCGCGAGAGAATCAATCTCATTGCGAGCGTCCTCCATCTGCGCGAGAATTTGTCTGGCGTGCTTCAGCATGACCTGGCCAGCTATAGTGAGCCGCATCCCTCTGTGATGGCGCTCAAACAAAGGGGAGCCGATTTCCTCTTCCAGCTTGCGTAGTTGCTGCGACAAGGCGGGTTGAGTGACATGCAGCCTTTCGGCTGCGCGCCCTACGTGTTGTTCATCTGCGATGCCAACCAGGTACCGGAGTTGTTTGATATCCATATAGGCCGCGATTCATTTAAATTGTTTTGTATAGATTCCACTCACCCAACAGCTGGTAGATTATAAACCACCTGTTGTCGCACTGTCGCGATCCGAGAGCACCTAAATCTGTCAGTTTTTACTCTGGAGGATTTAGTCACCACATCGAAAGAATAGTACTGCCGCGATCAAACCTGAGCGTTTGTTAGTGGCCTGGAAACCAGGGGTGGTTTCAGTAATGGGCTCTTTCTATTAATCGGCGAGTGCTGGGAAAATGTCACTCGAATAAGTATTGAGCCGAGTCAACGCCAATCACGGTTTAACGCGCATAAAAAAAACCCCGGCTGCATTGCAAACGGGGTTTTCCAAACGTTAATAAGCGAAGAGTATTAGCGTCCGTAGAGTAGGAAAAACAGCAAGTCTATCGCTAGAATTGCCTCTCTATTGAAGTAGATACATTGCATGTTGCGTAGAAAACATCAACTTTGAGTTTGCGTCCGACACATACTTGATACTGCGAAACTGAACCCGACCAAGCAAAGGGCTGCTCGACCAGAGAATCGCTTTATTTGCTAGCGAATATTCTGCCATATAATAGGTTTCATAATATCCCTCCCCTGTTTCCTCCGCAACACCTGCGAGCAGCGTTCCTGCGCTTTGATTCAGTACAAAGTCAGTAATCTCACCGTTTACCTCAAATCGCGAGATCTCACTAAAAGAACCATCCACTATGGAATAAGAAATAATATCGGTGTTTTCAGCGTAAAAGCTGGAGCCAGAACGCGCCGAGCAAACTAAAGTTGGCGTATCCGTAGCATCATAAAAACCTATACGCATGCAACCGTTGGACGTCGTCTTAGACAAAAAAGTAAAACCTGTTCCATCTGAACTATAGAAACTTAATTCTGTCGAGGAGGCAATTGCAAGATAGGTCGTACCGTCCCCAGTTTTAGTCAACGCTATATCGTTAACTGAGCTATCGGCCGTAACACTTCCCAGTAGCACCTCATCGTATATGTTCACAAAACGTATGGTTGTCCCGTCAAGATAAACAGCGTCCATGTAGCTATCGCCATCTACATCAAAGGCATCAACAAGACCAACATTGTTACCACCGCTTACCTCCCAGGCCACGCTCAACGTTTCAAGATCCATTGCTTTGAATCCGCCATCATACAATTCTGCGGTAGCGAGAAATATATCGTCGTAACCGTTTTTATCAAAATCCGTTATCACACCAAAGCGGCCACCCTGCCAGTTGTCTGAAATTTGCTGCGATACAGTGTAGCGACCATTTTCGTCCATATACACCAGGCGCTGCCCGTCATAATCACTATTGGTTGTGGGAACGATAAATACCGCTTTGTGCTCATCCGGTGTGATGTTGGCCCAACCAGCAGTCATGAAAGAATCCAATTGAGCGAGATCAGAGTCCGCTCCCTTGATCACTGGCTGAGGGAGCACATCTACAATTACAAAATGATCAGCCCCACTAGAGCCCTGCCCCGTCCCCCACATAACTTCCATTTCATCATCACTATCGATGTCCCCCACGGCGATACCTTTGGCACCATGCCCCTGCGTATTTATGCTCCACTCTGAGATCAGATTACCATTAACCTCACTGTAAGCAGAAATATTGCCCCATTGGCAATCACCAACCAGCAATTCATCGGCGCTATCATTATCCACATTTTCGGCAAGTAGAGAGCAGGTATTAAAGTTTTCCAAGGTCGCAATCGTCTGCTTAGTAGCTAGAGAATACACCTTGATGTCGCCCCAACTGCTGCCGCCAATAATTTCTTCCAGTCCATCACCATTTATATCACCTGCGGCCACAAATTCACGTCCAAATCCTGCGCCATAAAACCACTGATTTTGCCATGTCGCACCGTCATAAACAAAACCGTCATTGGTGATAAGCTCTAACGCTGGATCAGCATCCACATTACTAAAAATAATTTCTTCCGTAGTATCGGACAAGGTTACATCAAACACTTCTGTTGCAGTTTCGAGCAGGCTGTAGACGGTAAGTTTTCGTGCACCGGACCAGCCACCGGATAGCAACGCAATTTCAACTCCGCCATTGTTATCAGCATCTGCAACTGCGAATCCCATAATAGAATCACTTCCATCTGCCATGGTCAGTATACGTGTTGCCAGCGAATACTCGTCCCATATCACATACAGACCGTCGGGAGTCGCAACCAAAATCTCACTGCTCTCATCATCATCCAAGTTCGCAAGCGCTACCTGTACGATATTGTCACCACTACTTTCGGAAATACTGTATGGATACATCCAGGCCTGGTAAACACCAGAATCTTCATCGGTCTTTAATGCAAAAAGACGCTGTTTATTGTCTGTAGTAATGATTTCCATACCATCAGCAACCAGAAAATTTCCAACATGCGTTGATCTGTCTGAATAGGGAACCTCGATTCCAGAACGCGCGATGGGCATAGCAGCGTCGGCACTTCTTACATTGACTACAACATCAGTCACCTCCCCGCCGTCTTCAAGCATAAAGCCAAAATGTACTTTAGTGCTGTTAAACAGCTGCGCCGCTGCGGTCCATTCAACAGCGCCGTCAGAAGTAATATCCGTGCCTTCCGGCCCATAGGCAAGTATCGGTTGTAACTGCGTGGTATCGCGGGTATCGGCGTCATAAAGCACCACCGAAAAGCTAACCTGTTCTCCCGCTGCAACCCATTCAGGCACGTCAGATAAGGTTACCTCTAACGGAGAGTCCACTAGTTCAATATCCAAAGGTTCACTGTAACCTGTGTTGTAGCCGTCGAAGACAGCGAGCCTCACTTGTAAGCTGTCACCATATACGGCCGTACCCGGGGGCAAAGTGTCGGACGTGAATTGTGTTAAGACCTCACCATTTAAAGTCCACTCGTAATGAGCTTCAAGTTCACTGTGTGGCGTATCCGGATCGTAATAATCTCCATCGACGACTATTGAGTCGAGGGTAGAAAGATTCGATGATCCGCTTACCCAAACACCATATACTCTTGGGGAAAACGAGAGCTGTGCTATAGGCACCAATTGCACATTACTCAAATCCGATACATAAAAATCGTACAAGTCTTCATATAGGAGCCCATTTTCCGCCTCTCCGTTACCATCTGCATCGAGTAGGAATTTAACACGGTCAACACCTACCTCGAGCGTTGCGATGCTACTTCCCGAACCGTCGAACTCAAAAGACGTATATGCATCTGTCTGTTCATCGCTTGCTTGAAAATAAGTAGCAATACTCAGCTTCCCAATAGATCCAATACTGATATCCCCAGTCATTAAGGCTCGAGAAGCGTAACCATAACTGTCAACTACGACAGTGCGCTCAATATTTTCAAGATACTGTTCACCCGAATACAGGTTAGTGAGCAGCAGCCCTACGTCGGACTCATCTCGCAGCAACGAATAATTTTCACTGGAATAGCCTGTTACTTCCCAATGTTCGACGTCTTCAATATTGAGATTGACCTTGTTGTAGTAGAACGTTGAGGAGTACTCATCTTGCTCCATGACATCGATGCGAACAACGGCACTGCCGTCTGCCGTGCCGTAAAACTCCATGCAACTCGAAAATTCGATAGACACGGTTCCCGTACCGTTATCATCCAGATTGCCATCAACAGACACGCTGCCAGAAAAATAACAAGGAAAAGCGTCACTGGATGCTTTCTGCTGTCCCTTATTATTCACCTTTTTCTGCTTAGCCAGGGCGGAGACCACTAACTCTACGAGCGGTTTCGTGTGACTCAATTGAGGTGCTGATACCGTACTTTCAAAATAGGGATCAAGCGCGCTATAAATGATGTAATTGAGCAATGAGGCCACATCCAAACTGGAGTCACTCAACAGATAACGCGACGCAGCCTGCACATTTTGTGGATTCGTATCGGCATCGGCAGTGCTCCCAGAATAGAGCGCCTGAGCATACCCCCAGTAGGCGTCTTTTAGTTCAGTACTCGTCTGAGTTGATGGGTCTTCGGCAACTTTATCCGCCCAATCTTCTATAAGTTTGGACGAGGAATCCGATCCTCCATTGCCGCCACAGGCAGCCAAGAAGAGCCCTAACGTCGCCAACCCCACAAATCGGTCAAATTTCATACATTTCACTTCCGCTGTTGTTGTCATTTAGTCGTTTAAAACCAAACGTTAACAGGTTTCCCATCTCAAATTAACAGGCAAGAATCAATTTCTGTATGAAATTAGATATTGCCGAAAAGAGGCCGCTTATAAATGATACCGCTTGACTATTGAGAGATAAAAATGAGCGGCTTGATACGTCAACTCACGCGGCTGAAGAGCCCGACAACCACATCACCGCAACAACGGCGAACCCAGATCACGCCGGGGTATTCCGGCTGAACATCAATGGCCACCTCGACTCCATTACCTCGCCGTAGCCACTTTTCTAGATACTTGACCTCGTGCAATAAAAGTAGGAGGTCAAGTGTCTCGTCTGGCCGCGCGCAGTGCTGCCTGCTTTTCCCTTATAAACTGCGAGTTTTCAGTTTTCGACCAGCCATTTTTTCTGGTGTTAGACAGCATCGTTGTCGTCCGAGCACTGGCGCTGCGGGTGAGTTGGGTTATTAACGGAGCTTCCGGCAGGTTTTTCCAGTATTTTTTTGGCATTTCACTTTGCATGGCCTGCAGTTTGAGACGAGCGGGGTTGAAAATACTGGCGTAGTACTGGCACCACAGCTCTTCAACTTTATCGCTTATTTGTGGTGCCTGGGGCAACCCCGGGGAAAACACCAGCTGCGCTGTATCCCAATGGACGCAGCAGTCGGGCGTGCAGATAGACCAGTGCATGGAATTAAACCGTTTGATAAAAAACGGCGCGGTGCGGGGAACAATTAAATGTTCCGGTTCGAACCAGGCGACATAGTATTCGTGCGGAATTTCCAGCTTGCGAAAGCGAACAAACGCTTTCATTTTATGTATGTTACGCGATACCGCCTTATGCATTGCCAGTAATCGAGCGACATCAGTATCAAGACGATCATCGAGTAATCGCTTGTCTTCAAAAATCAACCGCCATACAACGCGGTGCAGCAATGACCACCGAGCATCGTCCCGGCAACAGGCGACACTTTCTGCAAGCTGTAAAAATTCTTGCGATACTGACAAGCTCGGAGTAAGCACAGGCAAGGCTTCATAGTCTTCGCTAAACGCAGCCAACAGCGAAGGCTGGTCGTCTCGCTGCCAGGCGACAGAGGAAGGGTCTACATGGCGTTGTAGCAGCGCGCGAGCCACTGTTCGCCAGTGTTCAAAACAAGTGACTTCGATGCAGTACACGTTTTTATACTCAGAAAAGCGCCATCTGCGGAGAAGAGCGTTCCACGAAGTGGGTTTTAAGATGCTCGCTCTCCAGCAGTCTCGCGTCAGGCCTGTAATCTACTGCTTCAATAAACGGCGCGACCTTTTTTACCGAAAGCCCGCACTTGGCAAGGTCGCCAAACCGCAAACGCCTGAACTGACGAGACTGCATCACTTTTTTTGCACCAATGGCACCAATGCCAGGAACCCGCAACAGCGTTTCTTTCGGTGCGCGGTTTATATTCACCGGAAAAAAATCCCGGTTGCGAATCGCCCAGGATAATTTTGGATCGATATCCAAATCGAGCATGCCAGCGCGCTCATCATTGGGTTGGCTGATTTCGTCGACGGTAAAACCGTAAAACCGCAATAACCAATCCGCCTGATAAAGCCGGTGTTCGCGCACCAGTGGAGGCGCTTTCGCAGGTAACATTTGTGCCGCATCCGGAATTGGACTAAACGCAGAATAGTACACCCGTCGCATTTGGTATTTGCCATATAAGTAATTGGATAGCGTGAGTATTTTACTGTCCGAAGATGCATCC of the Teredinibacter turnerae T7901 genome contains:
- a CDS encoding TIGR03915 family putative DNA repair protein — protein: MYCIEVTCFEHWRTVARALLQRHVDPSSVAWQRDDQPSLLAAFSEDYEALPVLTPSLSVSQEFLQLAESVACCRDDARWSLLHRVVWRLIFEDKRLLDDRLDTDVARLLAMHKAVSRNIHKMKAFVRFRKLEIPHEYYVAWFEPEHLIVPRTAPFFIKRFNSMHWSICTPDCCVHWDTAQLVFSPGLPQAPQISDKVEELWCQYYASIFNPARLKLQAMQSEMPKKYWKNLPEAPLITQLTRSASARTTTMLSNTRKNGWSKTENSQFIREKQAALRAARRDT